Proteins encoded together in one Candidatus Brocadiaceae bacterium window:
- the nadA gene encoding quinolinate synthase NadA yields the protein MGSFDTDVSVLREEIAELRHTRNAVILAHYYQRPSVQHMADYTGDSLELSRIAAETSADVIVFCGVRFMAETAAIVNPTRTVLLPEPAAGCGLAEMAGAELIRRRRGELPANTAVVSYVNTSAEVKAESDICCTSANAVAVVESLPHEHILFVPDRNLASYVAEQTDKHIIPWDGHCYVHDPNISTGTVRELKRLHPHAVAMAHPECNPAVRRLADFVGSTSQMLRYAAESEKDSFIVATEEGFVQTLLDRNPQKEFFSTGSVCASMHLTTLTSVRRALDRMSNVIRVPEPVREKAAAALNRMLEVR from the coding sequence ATGGGGAGCTTCGACACGGATGTCTCGGTTCTCAGGGAAGAGATCGCCGAGCTGCGGCACACGCGCAACGCCGTCATCCTCGCGCACTACTACCAGCGGCCGTCGGTCCAGCACATGGCCGACTACACCGGCGACTCCCTGGAGCTGAGCCGGATCGCTGCCGAGACGAGTGCGGACGTCATCGTCTTCTGTGGCGTGCGCTTCATGGCCGAGACGGCCGCCATCGTCAACCCCACGCGCACCGTTCTGCTGCCCGAGCCGGCGGCGGGATGCGGCCTGGCCGAGATGGCCGGCGCGGAACTGATCCGGCGCAGACGCGGCGAACTCCCCGCCAACACCGCCGTGGTCAGCTACGTCAACACCTCCGCCGAGGTCAAGGCGGAATCCGACATCTGCTGCACCTCCGCCAACGCGGTCGCCGTCGTCGAGTCCCTCCCCCACGAACACATCCTGTTCGTCCCGGACCGCAACCTGGCCTCATACGTGGCCGAACAGACCGATAAGCACATCATCCCCTGGGACGGGCACTGCTACGTGCACGATCCCAACATCAGCACGGGCACCGTGCGCGAGCTGAAGCGCCTCCACCCGCACGCCGTCGCCATGGCCCATCCGGAGTGCAATCCCGCCGTGCGACGTCTGGCGGATTTCGTCGGCAGCACCTCCCAGATGCTTCGCTACGCGGCCGAATCGGAGAAGGACTCGTTCATCGTCGCCACCGAAGAGGGGTTCGTCCAGACCCTGCTGGACCGCAATCCGCAGAAGGAGTTCTTCTCGACCGGGAGCGTCTGCGCGTCCATGCACCTGACCACGCTGACATCCGTCCGCCGGGCCCTCGACCGCATGAGCAACGTCATCCGGGTGCCCGAACCCGTGCGGGAGAAGGCGGCCGCCGCGCTGAACCGCATGCTGGAAGTCCGGTAG